In the genome of Hymenobacter taeanensis, one region contains:
- a CDS encoding CsgG/HfaB family protein, whose amino-acid sequence MKSLSTCLGGLVGLLLTGCSPYFHQPFSTERARLGAEVNGNQAMQDLPTPRLRTVVAVYKFRDQTGQYKPQTNGSSFSTAITQGTTTILLRALEESGWFDPIERENLGNLLNERKIIRSTRAEFTEQTGVKQPVLPPLLFAGTMLEGGIISYDANMLTGGAGLRYFGAGASGQYRQDRVTVYLRAISTSNGRILKTVYTSKTILSQQVDASLFRFVNFKRLLETETGFTYNEPSEMAVKEAIEKAVQALIYEGMLDGLWLPKDSTDLRGPKMRQYVQEREYGKHYDVLGRQVMQRQPALGLSLTAGAQRYAGDYASPQTRPVVHGMLSYQLPGGRWSPFVAGGQGRLASERFFNQRFYYAEAGVQTRLLPTDRFTPYLMGAAGATLRASGSVPGRADQPRVVPHVTIGAGLEYQVNSRVSVTGGIDGRLFLRDDIDGANVGRYNDNSAAVRAGLVYLIQSKMRSTSADK is encoded by the coding sequence ATGAAATCACTTTCTACCTGTTTAGGTGGACTGGTTGGGCTATTGCTTACTGGCTGCAGCCCCTATTTCCATCAGCCTTTTTCTACGGAGCGGGCCCGTTTAGGGGCTGAGGTAAACGGCAACCAGGCCATGCAGGACTTGCCCACGCCCAGACTGCGCACCGTAGTAGCCGTTTATAAATTCCGCGACCAGACCGGCCAGTACAAGCCTCAAACCAACGGGTCCAGCTTTTCTACGGCCATCACGCAGGGTACCACCACCATCCTGCTCCGCGCTCTGGAAGAATCGGGCTGGTTTGACCCCATCGAGCGTGAAAACCTGGGCAACCTGCTCAATGAGCGCAAGATTATCCGCTCTACAAGAGCAGAATTTACGGAGCAGACGGGCGTGAAGCAGCCCGTACTGCCGCCCTTGCTGTTTGCCGGCACTATGCTGGAAGGCGGAATCATCTCTTATGATGCCAATATGCTTACCGGGGGCGCGGGCTTACGCTACTTTGGGGCCGGGGCATCGGGGCAGTATCGCCAGGATAGGGTTACAGTGTACCTGCGCGCCATTAGCACCAGCAACGGGCGCATCCTTAAAACGGTGTACACCTCCAAAACCATCCTCTCCCAGCAGGTTGATGCCAGCCTGTTCCGGTTTGTGAATTTCAAGCGGCTGCTGGAGACAGAGACGGGCTTCACCTATAATGAGCCCAGCGAAATGGCCGTGAAGGAAGCCATTGAGAAAGCTGTGCAGGCCCTTATTTATGAAGGCATGCTGGATGGCTTGTGGCTGCCCAAAGACTCCACCGACCTTAGGGGGCCAAAAATGCGGCAGTACGTTCAGGAGCGGGAGTACGGTAAGCATTATGATGTGCTGGGCCGCCAGGTAATGCAGCGGCAGCCCGCGCTAGGCCTATCCCTGACTGCTGGCGCCCAGCGCTATGCCGGCGACTATGCCTCCCCCCAAACCCGGCCTGTGGTACACGGGATGCTGAGCTACCAACTGCCCGGTGGGCGCTGGAGCCCGTTTGTAGCGGGCGGGCAGGGCCGGTTGGCCTCAGAGCGGTTTTTTAATCAGCGCTTCTACTACGCCGAGGCAGGCGTGCAGACGCGGCTACTCCCTACAGACCGGTTTACTCCTTACCTGATGGGCGCTGCCGGAGCTACCCTACGAGCCTCTGGCTCAGTACCAGGCCGAGCAGATCAGCCCAGAGTTGTACCGCACGTTACTATAGGAGCAGGGCTAGAGTATCAGGTGAATTCCCGCGTGAGTGTAACGGGGGGGATAGACGGGCGCTTGTTTTTGCGTGATGACATTGATGGAGCCAACGTGGGCCGCTACAACGACAACTCTGCTGCCGTACGGGCTGGACTGGTTTATCTAATTCAATCCAAGATGCGGTCAACCTCAGCTGATAAGTAA
- a CDS encoding curli production assembly/transport component CsgF, whose protein sequence is MKIFSLLVGLGLLFTARSAAAQDFVYEPKNPSFGGGNSFNYSWLLSSATSQDTNKDPNASQARAATDPLADFAAGLNRQILSQLTDRFISDQFGKGAVRAGNYTVGGYQIQVTPGNSGVVIQISDPATGNQTTVTIPSIP, encoded by the coding sequence ATGAAAATTTTTTCTCTCTTAGTTGGGCTAGGCCTGTTATTTACGGCGCGTAGTGCCGCCGCGCAAGATTTCGTGTATGAGCCCAAAAACCCCAGCTTTGGCGGGGGCAACAGCTTTAACTACTCCTGGTTGCTGAGCTCAGCAACCTCCCAGGATACCAACAAAGACCCCAATGCCTCGCAGGCCCGCGCCGCCACCGATCCGCTGGCTGATTTTGCGGCGGGCCTAAACCGGCAGATTCTGAGCCAACTCACTGACCGCTTTATCTCTGATCAGTTTGGAAAAGGCGCCGTACGGGCCGGCAACTATACGGTGGGCGGCTACCAGATTCAGGTTACGCCGGGTAACTCAGGCGTAGTAATTCAAATTAGTGACCCCGCTACGGGCAACCAGACCACCGTTACTATTCCCTCTATTCCCTAG
- a CDS encoding CsgE family curli-type amyloid fiber assembly protein, producing MARRSRAVASSLAACASRLICLSGLLLLTQLAAGQERRRIPVRENPQEQQKQQAPVRESKAAPLPAKKLEEALRLLLQATSDSAQAPRQQRTMEIEGLIVDQTISKVGHDFYDLFYTQFEAPAGTDDYVITLLEKPSRGTATLIMVSVNESDLLEMPLQPKAEYIEAAVAEAIGTVVAFLQEASNVSRQLERGAKQPLETF from the coding sequence ATGGCGAGAAGAAGCAGAGCAGTGGCTAGCAGCCTGGCAGCTTGTGCAAGCCGGCTGATTTGCCTGAGCGGCTTACTACTGTTAACCCAACTAGCAGCAGGCCAGGAGCGACGGCGCATTCCGGTGCGAGAAAACCCACAGGAGCAGCAAAAGCAGCAAGCCCCCGTCCGGGAATCAAAGGCCGCGCCGTTGCCCGCCAAAAAGCTGGAAGAAGCCCTGCGCCTACTCCTGCAGGCCACCTCCGATTCGGCCCAGGCACCCCGGCAGCAACGCACCATGGAGATAGAGGGGCTCATTGTAGATCAGACGATCAGCAAAGTTGGCCACGACTTCTACGACCTGTTCTACACGCAGTTTGAAGCGCCGGCCGGCACCGATGATTACGTGATAACCCTTTTGGAAAAGCCCAGCCGCGGCACGGCTACGCTAATTATGGTTAGCGTCAACGAAAGCGACTTGCTGGAAATGCCCCTGCAGCCCAAAGCCGAATATATAGAAGCCGCTGTGGCGGAAGCTATCGGCACCGTGGTGGCTTTTCTGCAGGAAGCCAGCAATGTTAGCCGGCAGCTGGAAAGAGGAGCGAAGCAGCCCCTCGAAACCTTTTAA
- a CDS encoding glycoside hydrolase family 3 C-terminal domain-containing protein, with amino-acid sequence MKNPLIMLWLAALTGGIPSQNSQPGVPTTAQSAPVPVADLPFRNPDLPIDQRVDDLVGRLTLPEKVSQMLNASAPIDRLEIPAYNWWNEALHGVARTSMKTTVFPQAIGLAATFDEDAMLRMATITSDEARAVHQEYVRRGERGIYQGLTFWTPNINIFRDPRWGRGQETYGEDPYLTGQLGSALVRGFQGDDPKYLKITACAKHFAVHSGPEQLRHEFNAQISDYDLWDTYLPAFRDLVVDAKVAGVMCAYNAYAGQPCCGSDKLMNEILYDKWKFKGYVTSDCDGLNDFWQHHKTDPDAATAAANAVLHGTDIECATGKLFTYNSLLEAVQKGLITEKQLDVSVKRLYKIRFQLGMFDPVERVKYAQIPMSVVESAPHQAHALKMAQESMVLLKNENNTLPLRKGLKKIAVLGPNADNESVQLGNYNGFPTRNVTPLMGIREKVGPNTQVTYIQGVDYASNIVYETFDLNKDLAYEGKPGFRAEYFKGTNLEGKPVATVQEPGLDRYLANTKLEIVPGLPSENVSARYLSTFTPEKSEEMAFQVTGDDGYRLFINNQLVLDNWKGRGVSTMQHIMKVEAGKKLAIKIEYFQAVSRTILKFTGARVVPMNAQNILGQVKDADAIVFVGGISPRLEGEEMKVNVEGFSGGDRTSIALPKVQTELMQVLHSTGKPVVFVMMTGSAIGCQWEAANLPAIVNSWYGGQAAGTAIADVLFGDYNPAGRLPVTFYKSESQLPPFDNYDMAGRTYRYFKDTPLYPFGHGLSYSTFKYSNLKAPSKAKTGQPVQVSVEVQNTSQRPGDEVVQLYVRHPDAKGRVALHALEGFRRVPLQAGEKKTVKFTLTPRQLSQLNAQAQRAEEAGMVQLFAGGGQPLPEAVAKGNVLKTDVKLQGKRTVIE; translated from the coding sequence ATGAAAAACCCACTCATCATGTTGTGGCTGGCAGCTCTTACGGGCGGCATTCCCAGCCAAAACTCTCAGCCCGGAGTTCCCACTACCGCGCAGTCTGCCCCAGTTCCCGTCGCCGATCTGCCCTTCCGCAACCCCGACCTGCCCATCGACCAGCGGGTAGATGACCTGGTGGGCCGCCTGACCTTGCCGGAAAAAGTGTCGCAGATGCTTAACGCTTCAGCCCCGATAGACCGGCTGGAGATACCCGCCTACAACTGGTGGAATGAGGCTCTGCACGGCGTGGCCCGCACCAGCATGAAAACCACGGTGTTTCCGCAGGCTATAGGCCTGGCTGCCACCTTCGATGAGGACGCTATGCTGCGGATGGCCACCATCACCTCCGATGAAGCCCGGGCGGTGCACCAAGAGTACGTGCGGCGCGGGGAGCGGGGAATTTATCAGGGCCTCACCTTCTGGACGCCCAACATCAACATCTTTCGTGACCCGCGCTGGGGCCGGGGCCAGGAAACCTACGGGGAAGACCCCTACCTGACGGGCCAGCTAGGCTCAGCGTTGGTACGAGGGTTCCAGGGCGACGACCCTAAGTATCTTAAGATTACGGCCTGCGCCAAGCACTTTGCCGTGCACAGCGGCCCAGAGCAGTTGCGCCATGAGTTCAACGCCCAAATCAGCGACTACGACCTCTGGGATACCTACCTGCCCGCCTTCCGCGACCTGGTAGTGGATGCCAAAGTGGCCGGCGTGATGTGTGCCTACAATGCCTACGCCGGGCAGCCCTGCTGTGGTAGCGACAAGCTCATGAACGAAATCCTCTACGACAAGTGGAAGTTCAAGGGCTACGTTACCTCCGACTGCGACGGCCTCAACGACTTCTGGCAGCACCATAAAACCGACCCCGATGCAGCTACTGCTGCCGCTAACGCCGTGCTGCACGGCACCGATATTGAGTGCGCCACCGGCAAGCTCTTCACCTACAACTCTCTGCTGGAAGCGGTGCAGAAAGGCTTGATTACGGAAAAGCAGCTCGATGTATCGGTGAAGCGGCTGTATAAGATTCGCTTTCAGTTGGGCATGTTTGACCCCGTGGAGCGCGTGAAGTATGCCCAGATTCCGATGAGCGTAGTGGAAAGCGCCCCGCACCAGGCCCACGCCCTCAAAATGGCACAGGAGTCGATGGTACTGCTTAAGAATGAGAATAACACCCTGCCGTTGCGCAAAGGCTTGAAGAAGATTGCTGTGCTTGGCCCCAACGCCGACAACGAAAGTGTGCAGCTGGGCAACTACAATGGCTTTCCCACCCGCAACGTGACGCCCCTCATGGGCATCCGGGAGAAAGTAGGGCCCAATACCCAGGTCACGTACATTCAGGGCGTTGACTACGCCAGCAACATCGTGTATGAAACCTTCGACCTCAACAAGGACCTGGCCTACGAGGGTAAGCCGGGCTTCCGGGCCGAGTACTTCAAAGGCACTAACCTGGAGGGCAAGCCCGTGGCTACGGTGCAGGAACCTGGCCTAGACCGCTACCTGGCCAACACCAAGCTGGAGATTGTACCGGGTCTGCCCTCGGAAAACGTATCGGCGCGCTACCTGAGCACGTTCACCCCCGAGAAGTCGGAGGAGATGGCCTTCCAGGTTACCGGCGACGATGGCTACCGCCTGTTCATCAACAACCAGCTGGTACTAGATAACTGGAAGGGCCGGGGCGTGTCTACCATGCAGCACATCATGAAGGTGGAAGCCGGCAAGAAGCTGGCCATCAAGATTGAGTATTTCCAAGCCGTGAGCCGCACCATTCTGAAGTTCACCGGGGCCCGCGTGGTGCCCATGAACGCCCAGAACATCCTAGGCCAGGTGAAAGACGCCGACGCCATTGTGTTTGTGGGCGGCATCTCGCCGCGGCTGGAAGGCGAGGAGATGAAAGTGAACGTGGAAGGCTTCAGCGGCGGTGACCGAACCAGCATTGCCCTCCCTAAAGTGCAGACCGAGCTAATGCAGGTGCTGCACTCCACGGGTAAGCCGGTGGTGTTTGTAATGATGACTGGCAGCGCCATCGGGTGCCAGTGGGAGGCAGCCAACCTGCCGGCCATTGTGAACAGCTGGTACGGCGGGCAGGCCGCTGGTACGGCCATTGCCGATGTGCTCTTTGGCGACTATAACCCCGCCGGCCGCCTGCCCGTGACGTTTTATAAGTCGGAGAGCCAGCTGCCACCCTTCGATAACTACGACATGGCCGGCCGCACTTACCGCTACTTCAAGGATACCCCGCTCTATCCCTTCGGCCACGGCCTGAGCTACTCCACCTTCAAGTACAGTAACCTGAAGGCGCCTTCCAAAGCCAAAACCGGTCAGCCCGTGCAGGTGAGCGTGGAGGTGCAGAACACCAGCCAGCGCCCCGGCGACGAGGTAGTGCAGCTCTACGTGCGCCACCCCGATGCTAAAGGCCGCGTGGCCCTGCACGCTCTGGAAGGCTTCCGGCGCGTGCCACTGCAGGCCGGGGAGAAAAAGACGGTGAAGTTCACGCTTACTCCCCGTCAACTGTCGCAGTTGAATGCCCAGGCCCAGCGCGCGGAAGAGGCAGGTATGGTGCAGTTGTTTGCCGGCGGCGGCCAGCCGCTCCCCGAGGCCGTAGCCAAGGGCAACGTGCTGAAGACTGACGTAAAGCTCCAGGGCAAACGCACCGTGATTGAGTAA
- a CDS encoding RNA polymerase sigma factor: MYASYSEATLLDALRAGDEGAFAEMYKRYSFRLFTVAYQKLKSREAAEELVQDLFENLWTRRATIQVEQLDHYLFSAIKYRIINYIKTQKLRAGYQLYMQVSVSEKNTETEEALALNDLTAALLAGMQDLPEKSREIFQLSRFEHYSVSEISGHINLSEKTVEYHLTKSLKLLRRYLRDFLLAVLPILFLLK; this comes from the coding sequence ATGTATGCTTCTTACTCAGAGGCCACCCTGCTCGACGCTCTACGAGCGGGCGATGAAGGGGCCTTTGCGGAGATGTATAAGCGCTACAGCTTCCGCCTGTTTACAGTGGCTTACCAGAAGCTGAAAAGCCGTGAAGCAGCCGAGGAGTTGGTGCAGGACTTGTTCGAGAACCTCTGGACGCGGCGGGCTACCATACAGGTAGAGCAGCTCGACCACTACCTGTTTTCGGCTATCAAGTACCGCATCATCAACTACATCAAAACGCAGAAGCTGCGCGCGGGCTACCAGCTATACATGCAGGTAAGCGTTTCGGAAAAGAACACGGAAACCGAAGAGGCGCTGGCCTTGAATGACCTGACGGCAGCATTGCTGGCCGGAATGCAAGACCTGCCCGAGAAGTCGCGGGAGATTTTTCAACTCAGCCGGTTTGAGCATTATAGCGTGTCGGAAATCTCCGGGCATATTAATCTATCTGAGAAAACGGTGGAGTATCACCTTACCAAATCCCTCAAACTATTGCGGCGCTACCTGCGGGATTTCTTGCTTGCAGTGCTGCCGATACTGTTTTTATTGAAATAG
- a CDS encoding FecR family protein — protein MTEAQFQTLLQRYLDGQCTPEEALVVEQWYNRLEEAEGKVLRTQNQEAVEDAIWQRIQQNKKPEVPAPIVVQHPASFWQRPQLQWAAILLFAMGLGLLFPALKHLQTTQQPNNATANGWMRHSNTTAQEQAFRLPDGSLITLHPGSSLRYATGLAGPKREVYLEGEAFFQVSKNPARPFLVFTKQVVTTVLGTSFRVKAYAAGKEASVAVREGKVSVQAREHAQLDATPVKPAAYGVVLLPNQQVVYSVAKQHLRKELVDKPVVLVPQSFEFEERPVAEVLTALEKAYGVAIAYDKAKLAGCTVSIAFYDEPLFEKLGLLCKSLGAYYTMSEAQITIHSTGCQPSPQS, from the coding sequence GTGACCGAAGCCCAATTTCAAACTCTGCTCCAACGCTATCTGGACGGCCAGTGTACGCCCGAAGAGGCCCTCGTAGTGGAGCAGTGGTACAACCGTTTGGAGGAGGCCGAAGGCAAGGTGTTGCGCACCCAAAACCAGGAGGCCGTAGAGGATGCCATCTGGCAGCGCATTCAGCAAAATAAGAAGCCGGAGGTTCCGGCGCCTATAGTAGTTCAGCATCCGGCCAGCTTCTGGCAGCGCCCCCAGCTTCAGTGGGCGGCCATCCTACTCTTCGCCATGGGCCTAGGCCTGTTGTTCCCGGCGCTGAAGCACCTCCAGACCACCCAACAACCCAACAACGCAACCGCCAACGGCTGGATGCGCCACAGCAACACCACTGCCCAGGAACAAGCCTTCCGCCTCCCCGATGGCAGCCTGATTACCCTGCACCCCGGCAGCAGCTTGCGCTACGCTACTGGCCTAGCAGGCCCTAAACGCGAGGTGTACCTGGAGGGAGAAGCCTTTTTTCAAGTGAGCAAGAACCCGGCTCGTCCGTTTCTGGTGTTCACCAAGCAGGTGGTTACTACGGTACTAGGTACCAGCTTCCGGGTGAAGGCCTACGCGGCTGGCAAAGAAGCCTCAGTAGCAGTACGTGAGGGCAAAGTTTCAGTGCAGGCCCGCGAGCATGCCCAGTTGGATGCCACGCCCGTTAAGCCCGCGGCCTACGGGGTGGTGCTGCTACCTAATCAGCAGGTGGTGTATTCCGTGGCCAAGCAGCACCTTCGGAAGGAACTGGTTGACAAGCCGGTGGTACTAGTGCCCCAGTCCTTTGAATTTGAGGAACGGCCCGTAGCCGAGGTACTCACGGCCCTGGAAAAGGCCTACGGCGTGGCAATAGCCTATGACAAAGCGAAGCTAGCGGGCTGTACCGTCAGCATTGCCTTCTACGATGAGCCTCTGTTCGAGAAGCTAGGCCTCTTGTGCAAGTCGCTGGGCGCCTACTACACCATGTCGGAGGCCCAAATCACTATACACAGCACCGGTTGCCAGCCAAGCCCACAGAGCTAG
- a CDS encoding TonB-dependent receptor — protein MKKLVHFPPPFHITAKALTLQAAMLCLPASLAVAHVAAPASDAAVAQPAVAQTVLERKITLQVEAQTIKETLGQIAKQANIRFVYSQQLIGAERKVSLQAQDQPLSTVLDEVLSPLKIQYEVSNDRVVLRAPKPTSAIVSNANVSELANVPVSGRVVDAKGNGLPGVTVVVKNTTIGTSTGSDGSFSLQVPENSVLVISFVGFTRREVPVVGATSSLSITLAEDSQALNEVVVIGYGTARKSDLTGSVASVSAAQLTQVATADPVQALQGRVAGVEVTSNSGQPGSGTRIRVRGVGTINNSDPLYVVDGVQTSDISFLLPTDIESTEILKDASATAIYGSRGANGVVLITTKHGKAGLTQFNATGYTGFQEIRHKLDLTNATQYATLVSEAYANAGAPIPPNYRTALQNAISTNDKGPNFQDLITQKGLIQNYSLSAAGGTEQNRFLVSGSYFQQDGIIKNSGFRKYVVRVNDDLQLTKRIKAGVSGTFSSSNATGQGDGTGGSVPYTIIQNAILANPLYSPYNSDGSYHFDDLVNTPNVPRSLEEQKYNKNQYTSLFSTAYLDITLAKGLSFRSTFGINYNNSHPKNYQPQYYLGPTDQRAQSALIETRNESVSWVWSNYANYTRDLGNNSSFSATLGQEAQRNYGNGISVTGYNVPADASLQYISASRSSSNAIRSSQYDSGLLSYFGRANYNFHDKYLLTGTLRFDQTSKFLGPVRTGTFPSVGAAWNISNEDFLKGISAISSLKLRASYGAVGNQNAAPNYGYASVARGNQTYTFNGVAAPGLAITQLNNPDLKWETAVTQDVGIDGEFFDSKVTITADYFIRRTKDMIALLPVPDYVGQAPASANVGSLRNRGLELALGYRNQIGKLQYNLGLNFTKISNEITDLGGANPIASGNVLVQTGNTTLTSVGREIAYFYGLKADGIFRNQSEVDAYKGSTGALIQPGAKPGDVKYRDVNGDGQITSLDNTYLGSATPKFTYGGSVNLSYSNFDFKVLLYGVQGAEAVNGGAFRLLESSNFVGAWNNFYASRMDRWTPSNPNASQPRVTSNDTNGNDRFSSRYVEDASYLRARNMELGYTLPTTVGSRFHVNGFRVFASVDNVFTITKYTGYDPEISTAGFYNNPLAYGVDYGNYPQARTYRLGFNLQF, from the coding sequence ATGAAAAAGCTGGTACATTTCCCCCCACCGTTCCATATTACTGCTAAGGCTCTGACGCTTCAGGCGGCCATGCTTTGCCTCCCGGCAAGCCTTGCCGTTGCTCATGTTGCGGCCCCAGCTTCCGATGCCGCAGTAGCGCAACCCGCCGTAGCCCAAACGGTGCTGGAGCGCAAAATCACGTTGCAGGTAGAAGCTCAAACGATTAAAGAAACCCTGGGCCAGATTGCCAAGCAGGCTAATATTCGCTTTGTATATAGCCAGCAGCTGATTGGTGCTGAGCGCAAAGTGTCGCTGCAAGCACAAGACCAGCCTCTCTCCACGGTGCTAGATGAGGTGCTGTCGCCGCTGAAAATCCAGTATGAGGTGAGCAATGACCGTGTTGTGCTGCGGGCACCAAAACCAACCTCCGCAATCGTTTCCAATGCAAACGTTTCAGAGCTGGCCAATGTCCCGGTCTCGGGTCGGGTAGTAGATGCCAAAGGCAATGGCCTGCCCGGCGTAACGGTGGTGGTGAAGAACACTACCATCGGTACCAGCACCGGCTCTGATGGCAGTTTTAGCCTGCAGGTACCGGAAAACAGTGTACTCGTTATCAGCTTTGTAGGCTTCACGCGCCGGGAAGTTCCCGTTGTGGGTGCTACCAGTAGCCTGAGCATTACGCTAGCCGAGGATTCGCAAGCCCTGAATGAAGTTGTGGTAATTGGCTATGGTACGGCCCGCAAAAGCGACCTGACCGGCTCGGTAGCTTCCGTAAGCGCAGCGCAGCTTACTCAGGTGGCCACCGCCGACCCCGTGCAAGCCCTGCAGGGCCGCGTGGCCGGGGTAGAGGTTACGTCGAACAGTGGCCAACCCGGCTCGGGCACCCGCATCAGGGTGCGGGGTGTGGGCACCATCAACAACAGTGACCCACTATATGTGGTAGACGGGGTGCAGACCAGCGACATCAGCTTTTTGCTACCCACCGATATCGAGTCGACTGAAATTCTGAAGGATGCTTCGGCCACCGCCATTTATGGTTCTCGCGGGGCCAATGGCGTGGTGCTCATCACCACCAAGCACGGCAAGGCAGGCCTGACCCAGTTTAACGCCACCGGTTACACCGGCTTTCAGGAAATCCGGCATAAGCTAGACCTTACTAACGCTACGCAGTACGCTACGCTTGTGAGTGAGGCATATGCCAATGCGGGGGCCCCCATACCCCCCAATTACAGAACGGCCCTGCAGAACGCTATTTCCACCAACGATAAAGGGCCTAATTTCCAGGACTTGATAACGCAAAAGGGCCTGATTCAGAACTATAGTCTCTCGGCGGCAGGTGGCACTGAGCAAAACCGTTTTCTGGTGAGCGGCAGCTACTTCCAGCAAGACGGCATTATCAAGAACTCAGGCTTCAGGAAGTACGTGGTGCGCGTGAATGATGATCTGCAGCTCACCAAGCGCATTAAGGCGGGCGTTTCGGGTACGTTCTCCAGCTCCAATGCCACCGGCCAGGGCGACGGTACCGGTGGCTCCGTGCCCTATACCATTATCCAGAATGCCATTCTGGCTAACCCGTTATACTCGCCCTACAACTCCGACGGCTCCTACCACTTCGACGACCTCGTTAATACGCCCAACGTGCCTCGCTCACTAGAGGAGCAGAAGTACAACAAGAACCAGTATACGTCACTGTTTTCCACGGCGTACCTGGATATTACCTTAGCAAAGGGGTTGAGCTTCCGTTCCACCTTCGGCATTAACTACAACAACAGCCACCCCAAAAACTACCAACCTCAGTACTACCTTGGCCCCACTGACCAGCGGGCCCAGAGCGCGCTCATTGAAACGCGTAACGAGTCGGTGTCGTGGGTATGGTCGAACTACGCCAACTATACCCGGGACCTGGGCAACAACAGCTCCTTCTCCGCCACTCTAGGCCAGGAAGCGCAGCGTAATTATGGTAACGGCATTTCCGTGACGGGCTATAACGTGCCCGCTGATGCCTCCCTACAGTATATCTCGGCTTCGCGCAGCTCCAGCAATGCCATCCGTAGTTCCCAGTATGACAGCGGCCTGCTCTCCTACTTCGGCCGGGCCAATTACAACTTCCACGATAAATACCTACTCACGGGTACGTTGCGCTTCGACCAGACCTCCAAGTTTCTGGGGCCGGTGCGCACGGGCACATTCCCTTCGGTGGGCGCCGCCTGGAACATCTCCAATGAGGATTTCCTGAAAGGCATCTCGGCCATCTCCTCGCTGAAGCTTCGGGCCAGCTACGGGGCGGTAGGTAATCAAAACGCAGCTCCCAACTATGGTTATGCTTCGGTGGCCCGCGGCAACCAGACCTACACTTTTAACGGTGTAGCGGCTCCTGGCCTGGCCATCACGCAGCTCAATAACCCCGACCTGAAATGGGAAACCGCAGTTACTCAGGATGTCGGTATTGATGGAGAGTTCTTCGATAGCAAAGTGACCATCACCGCCGACTACTTTATCCGGCGCACCAAGGATATGATTGCCCTGCTGCCCGTGCCCGACTACGTAGGCCAGGCCCCAGCCAGCGCCAATGTGGGCTCCCTGCGCAATCGTGGCCTGGAACTGGCCTTGGGCTACCGCAACCAGATCGGGAAGCTGCAATACAACCTGGGGCTGAACTTCACCAAAATCAGCAACGAAATCACGGATCTGGGTGGGGCTAACCCTATTGCCAGTGGCAACGTGCTGGTGCAAACCGGCAACACTACGCTTACCAGCGTAGGCCGCGAAATAGCGTACTTCTACGGACTGAAGGCCGATGGTATTTTCCGCAATCAGAGCGAGGTTGATGCTTACAAAGGTTCTACTGGTGCCCTCATCCAGCCCGGGGCCAAACCCGGCGACGTGAAGTACCGCGACGTGAACGGCGACGGTCAGATTACCTCCCTGGATAATACCTACCTGGGTAGTGCTACGCCCAAGTTCACCTATGGTGGCTCCGTTAACCTCTCCTACAGCAACTTCGACTTTAAGGTGCTGCTGTATGGGGTGCAAGGCGCCGAAGCGGTTAATGGTGGTGCCTTCCGGCTGTTGGAGTCAAGCAATTTTGTGGGTGCCTGGAACAACTTCTACGCGTCTCGGATGGACCGCTGGACGCCCAGCAACCCCAACGCCAGCCAGCCCCGCGTGACCTCCAACGACACCAACGGCAATGACCGGTTCAGCAGCCGCTACGTGGAGGATGCCAGCTACCTGCGCGCCCGCAATATGGAACTGGGCTACACGCTGCCTACCACGGTAGGCTCGCGTTTCCACGTGAACGGGTTCCGGGTATTTGCCTCGGTTGATAACGTGTTTACCATCACCAAATACACCGGCTACGACCCCGAGATTTCTACGGCAGGATTCTACAACAACCCCCTGGCCTACGGCGTGGATTACGGTAATTACCCTCAGGCCCGCACCTACCGCCTGGGCTTCAACCTGCAGTTTTAA